A single genomic interval of Sander lucioperca isolate FBNREF2018 chromosome 9, SLUC_FBN_1.2, whole genome shotgun sequence harbors:
- the yeats2 gene encoding YEATS domain-containing protein 2 isoform X4: MGQQFESVAAMSGIKRKIEGNDPDYDDISLIQNSKRNKAAEHNAREAAVQKIEAIIREQFSLEMKNKEHEIDVISQRLNEARRMMDKLRACIVANYYANAGITKHPEHSSKSDPAVLNHPAIRRFLESPSRSSSPLNQGSETLSLAHSESESLSQQGEGAERDGEGAWREDSSRQERRPGRNTGKDTFGVPLSLAAEQRVTYHTTGNEASRLYAKKTIVVGNVSRYIPPDKREENDQSTHKWMVYVRGSRREPSIDHFVKKVWFFLHPSYKPNDLVEVSEPPFHLTRRGWGEFPVRIQIHFKDPRNKRIDIIHQLKLDRTYTGLQTLGAETVVDVELYRNSLGEDYIPQPSSSKVTHRAASPTLAPSLAQSYGHSSSPISHDPSVDKGFIKTEMGKSAGGHSSGLTAGERTPTRPKVGDRITLGSHGNSAFQPITASCKIVPQGQPPSPAESPGKSFQPITMSCKIVSGSPISTPSHSPLPRTPTTSTPVHSKPSSSSVLNNPYIIVDKPGQVIGMASSSAASTGSPTAKQSVAQGARSPAPKVHTGTFLSSGVKVIIKQEPGEVSTQQQQMVSTVTSQQQPAATAAHQFVAVKGGHMISMSAQKQAGGATGATTSKMLGIPMSSTLQSAVKQVAISSGQILVAKGNPSVSKVMGGKQVLAQGVAKAIVSGATGIPGQQAAAKAAGGSSGKSGVMATLQLPANNLANLANLPPGTKLYLTTNSKNPSGKGKLLLIPQGAILRASSASQQSQSSSSTGAGGPQTSSSSSSSSLPSNLSYTSYILKQTPQGTFLVGQPAQGSGKQGGSSSAGHAASSPATVSQQAIRVTAGQKAAILAQVVGGSQGAQVKLSDGSVKTVTAAAAGHLSKPGTTTLRMTGGVITAASSTPGSVSAAAASQQQAADGGKSASLHHSLLVAANQAAVISAAKSASAAAGGSLSKTAVATLVKGAGNSATLTKGAAGSTGAVVTVAKGITNMPVISMSKAAGVGNVVGVPKSSGTSLVTAASLVSGMAAGGGKTGATLSGMLKIHSGGSSSQQTVLTIPANQLKQLGVGTVSGGVQTILMPVGKVKTEPGASTAVTAGSSPPVTAPVSSSVHVASAATTVKQEQGADNSAHDLINTEHIETMMQLLTAVVKKFPLIVPDKTEDSHPFCASSTEQYYSWNIGKRRASELQRAVAVKRVVQDVLDRSPRLQALTPPKTREVVQWCRQRGYTPPDLEPQRKNDDESIEDILTQIDNEPECPTTLSSCEELVLRLEQMQALLKTEPEEADDKIVDIVTVTPPCQKLKVKEEEQEADAEPNFFLGPCMSAQFVSETAQQIGVTFQPVEVEKNVFAPVVEAMILKATEQFASDILREALAGAYAKSPQNRTPREITAMNIHQAVSSIPTCDFLTNTHMGYLSKDN, from the exons ATGGGCCAGCAGTTTGAATCAGTG GCAGCCATGTCAGGAATTAAAAGGAAAATAGAAGGCAATGATCCAGACTATGATGACATTTCACTGATCCAAAATAGTAAGAGAAACAAAGCGGCTGAACATAATG CCCGAGAAGCAGCAGTACAAAAGATTGAAGCCATCATCAGAGAGCAATTTTCTTTGGAGATGAAGAACAAAGAGCATGAAATAGATGTGATAAGTCAG CGACTCAATGAAGCCAGGAGGATGATGGACAAGCTAAGGGCATGCATAGTGGCCAATTACTATGCCAACGCTGGAATAACAAAGCACCCAGAG CATTCTTCTAAGAGTGACCCTGCCGTGCTGAACCATCCAGCCATCCGCCGGTTTCTGGAGTCCCCATCCCGGTCCTCTTCCCCTCTCAACCAGGGCTCTGAGACTCTTTCTTTGGCCCACTCAGAGTCCGAATCCCTCTCACAACAAGGAGAGGGAGCTGAGAGGGATGGGGAGGGAGCATGGAGAGAGGACAGCAGCAGGCAGGAGCGCAGACCAGGGCGCAATACAGGCAAG GACACATTTGGCGTGCCATTGTCCTTAGCAGCAGAGCAGAGGGTGACCTACCACACTACTGGAAATGAAGCCTCTAGACTCTATGCAAAAAAGACAATCGTAGTAGGGAACGTGTCCAG GTACATTCCCCCAGATAAGCGGGAAGAAAATGACCAGTCTACCCATAAGTGGATGGTGTACGTCAGGGGCTCTAGGCGGGAACCCAGCATCGACCACTTTGTAAAGAAAGTCTGGTTCTTCTTGCATCCAAGCTACAAACCCAATGACCTAGTGGAAGtcag TGAGCCTCCCTTTCATTTAACACGTCGCGGTTGGGGTGAGTTTCCCGTGAGGATCCAGATCCACTTCAAAGACCCTCGCAACAAACGTATTGACATCATCCACCAGCTAAAG CTGGACAGAACATACACTGGGCTTCAGACCCTCGGGGCAGAAACT GTGGTTGATGTGGAGCTCTATAGGAACTCTCTTGGGGAGGACTACATCCCTCAGCCCTCTTCCTCCAAGGTGACTCACAGAGCAGCCAGCCCCACGTTGGCCCCCTCCCTGGCCCAGAGTTATGGACACTCCAGTTCTCCCATCTCGCATGATCCCAGTGTAGacaaag GTttcattaaaacagaaatgGGGAAGTCTGCAGGTGGCCATAGCTCCGGCCTCACCGCTGGTGAACGCACCCCAACCCGACCCAAAGTCGGCGACAGGATCACTCTGGGTTCCCATGGCAACTCTGCCTTCCAGCCTATCACAGCAAGCTGTAAGATTGTCCCACAAGGACAGCCACCCAGCCCGGCTGAGTCTCCCGGGAAATCGTTCCAACCAATCACCATGAGCTGTAAAATAGTTTCAG GGTCTCCCATTTCCACCCCAAGCCACTCCCCACTGCCTCGCACTCCCACTACCTCCACCCCTGTCCACAGCAAACCGAGCTCTTCATCGGTGCTCAACAACCCTTACATCATTGTTGACAAGCCCGGCCAGGTGATCGGCATGGCTTCCTCATCCGCCGCCTCCACAG GAAGTCCCACAGCCAAACAGTCTGTTGCTCAAGGTGCACGCTCTCCAGCCCCCAAAGTTCACACTGGCACTTTCCTCTCCTCAGGGGTGAAG GTTATTATCAAGCAGGAGCCAGGGGAAGTTtcaacacagcagcagcagatggttTCCACAGTAACCAGCCAGCAGCAACCTGCCGCTACAGCAGCACACCAGTTTGTCGCAGTGAAGGGCGGTCACATGATCTCCATGTCGGCTCAGAAACAGGCAGGAGGGGCCACAGGGGCCACAACTAGCAAG ATGTTAGGCATCCCTATGAGCTCAACGCTTCAGTCTGCAGTCAAACAGGTAGCTATCAGCAGTGGACAGATTCTGGTCGCCAAGGGCAACCCATCTGTCTCCAAGGTGATGGGGGGGAAGCAGGTTTTGGCTCAGGGAGTCGCCAAAGCCATCGTCAGTGGAGCCACTGGCATCCCTGGTCAGCAGGCTGCTGCCAAGGCGGCTGGTGGTTCAAGTGGCAAGAGTGGAG TAATGGCTACTCTTCAGCTGCCAGCCAACAACCTGGCCAATCTGGCCAATTTGCCTCCAGGTACTAAGCTCTACCTGACCACCAACAGTAAGAACCCCTCGGGGAAGGGCAAGCTGCTTCTCATCCCACAGGGAGCTATCCTCCGAGCCTCCAGTGCAA GTCAGCAGTCCCAGAGCAGCTCATCGACAGGCGCTGGGGGCCCTcagacctcctcctcctcctcttccagcAGTCTGCCTTCCAACCTCTCCTACACGTCCTATATCCTTAAACAGACCCCACAG GGCACGTTTCTGGTTGGCCAGCCAGCACAGGGTTCAGGGAAGCAGGGAGGTTCAAGTTCGGCAGGTCATGCAGCATCATCTCCAGCAACTGTTAGCCAGCAGGCCATCCGGGTGACAGCTGGACAGAAGGCAGCCATCCTGGCTCAG GTGGTGGGCGGCTCCCAGGGTGCACAGGTGAAGTTGTCTGACGGCTCTGTAAAGACGGTCACAGCGGCGGCGGCAGGCCATTTGTCGAAGCCGGGGACGACCACATTGAGGATGACAGGCGGAGTCATCACTGCCGCTAGTTCCACTCCCGGCTCTGTCAGCGCAGCAGCAGCCAGTCAACAACAG GCGGCCGATGGCGGGAAGTCTGCCTCTCTGCACCACTCGCTCCTGGTGGCAGCCAACCAAGCAGCAGTAATCAGTGCAGCTAAGAGCGCCAGCGCTGCTGCTGGAGGCAGCCTGTCGAAGACGGCTGTGGCCACCTTGGTCAAGGGTGCTGGCAACTCTGCCACCTTGACAAAGGGTGCTGCGGGTTCAACGGGAGCTGTAGTAACCGTAGCCAAAGGCATTACCAACATGCCCGTCATCAGCATGTCCAAGGCTGCAGGTGTGGGGAATGTGGTGGGTGTGCCCAAAAGTAGCGGCACGTCATTGGTCACTGCAGCCTCATTAGTCAGTGGAAtggcagcaggaggagggaaGACGGGTGCTACTCTCTCAG GTATGCTGAAGATCCACTCTGGAGGTTCCAGCTCCCAGCAGACAGTCTTAACCATCCCTGCCAACCAGCTTAAGCAGCTGGGGGTTGGCACTGTGTCTGGAGGGGTGCAGACCATACTCATGCCTGTTGGGAAAG TGAAGACAGAGCCAGGTGCCAGCACAGCTGTCACAGCTGGTTCATCTCCCCCGGTGACTGCTCCTGTCTCCAGTTCTGTTCACGTTGCGTCTGCAGCTACCACAGTCAAGCAGGAGCAAGGGGCCGATAACTCTGCACACGACCTCATCAA CACTGAGCACATAGAGACCATGATGCAGCTGCTGACCGCCGTGGTGAAGAAGTTCCCTCTAATTGTGCCAGATAAGA ctGAAGACTCCCATCCATTCTGTGCCTCTTCAACAGAACAGTATTATTCCTGGAATATTGGCAAGCGCAGAGCATCAGAg CTTCAGCGAGCGGTGGCGGTAAAGCGGGTTGTCCAAGATGTGTTGGACCGCTCGCCACGCCTGCAGGCCCTCACCCCCCCAAAGACCAGAGAGGTGGTGCAGTGGTGCCGGCAGAGGGGCTACACGCCACCTGACCTCGAGCCCCAACGCAAGAATGACGACGAGTCCATCGAGGACATCCTCACGCAGATAGACAACGAGCCTG AGTGCCCGACGACCCTGAGTAGCTGCGAGGAGCTGGTGCTTCGGCTGGAGCAGATGCAAGCTCTGCTGAAGACTGAACCAGAGGAGGCAGATGACAAAATAGTCGACATCGTCACTGTGACCCCTCCCTGCCAGAAACTAAAGGTCAAAGAAGAGGAGCAAGAGGCTGATGCTGAGCCCAATTTCTTCCTGGGCCCGTGCATGTCCGCCCAGTTTGTCAGTGAAACAGCACAGCAG ATCGGGGTAACCTTCCAGCCAGTCGAGGTGGAGAAGAATGTGTTCGCTCCAGTAGTCGAAGCCATGATCCTAAAG GCTACTGAACAGTTTGCCAGTGACATCCTGAGAGAAGCTCTGGCTGGGGCCTACGCCAAATCCCCTCAGAACAG GACTCCGAGAGAGATCACAGCCATGAACATCCACCAGGCGGTCAGTAGCATCCCCACCTGTGACTtcctcaccaacacacacatggGTTACCTGTCTAAGGACAATTGA
- the yeats2 gene encoding YEATS domain-containing protein 2 isoform X2 — translation MGQQFESVAAMSGIKRKIEGNDPDYDDISLIQNSKRNKAAEHNAREAAVQKIEAIIREQFSLEMKNKEHEIDVISQRLNEARRMMDKLRACIVANYYANAGITKHPEHSSKSDPAVLNHPAIRRFLESPSRSSSPLNQGSETLSLAHSESESLSQQGEGAERDGEGAWREDSSRQERRPGRNTGKDTFGVPLSLAAEQRVTYHTTGNEASRLYAKKTIVVGNVSRYIPPDKREENDQSTHKWMVYVRGSRREPSIDHFVKKVWFFLHPSYKPNDLVEVSEPPFHLTRRGWGEFPVRIQIHFKDPRNKRIDIIHQLKLDRTYTGLQTLGAETVVDVELYRNSLGEDYIPQPSSSKVTHRAASPTLAPSLAQSYGHSSSPISHDPSVDKGFIKTEMGKSAGGHSSGLTAGERTPTRPKVGDRITLGSHGNSAFQPITASCKIVPQGQPPSPAESPGKSFQPITMSCKIVSGSPISTPSHSPLPRTPTTSTPVHSKPSSSSVLNNPYIIVDKPGQVIGMASSSAASTGSPTAKQSVAQGARSPAPKVHTGTFLSSGVKVIIKQEPGEVSTQQQQMVSTVTSQQQPAATAAHQFVAVKGGHMISMSAQKQAGGATGATTSKMLGIPMSSTLQSAVKQVAISSGQILVAKGNPSVSKVMGGKQVLAQGVAKAIVSGATGIPGQQAAAKAAGGSSGKSGVMATLQLPANNLANLANLPPGTKLYLTTNSKNPSGKGKLLLIPQGAILRASSASQQSQSSSSTGAGGPQTSSSSSSSSLPSNLSYTSYILKQTPQGTFLVGQPAQGSGKQGGSSSAGHAASSPATVSQQAIRVTAGQKAAILAQVVGGSQGAQVKLSDGSVKTVTAAAAGHLSKPGTTTLRMTGGVITAASSTPGSVSAAAASQQQAADGGKSASLHHSLLVAANQAAVISAAKSASAAAGGSLSKTAVATLVKGAGNSATLTKGAAGSTGAVVTVAKGITNMPVISMSKAAGVGNVVGVPKSSGTSLVTAASLVSGMAAGGGKTGATLSGMLKIHSGGSSSQQTVLTIPANQLKQLGVGTVSGGVQTILMPVGKVSKGPFSSTPSSSSTTPGAAGVGSSPSPARQASPSLALPLAQVKTEPGASTAVTAGSSPPVTAPVSSSVHVASAATTVKQEQGADNSAHDLINTEHIETMMQLLTAVVKKFPLIVPDKTEDSHPFCASSTEQYYSWNIGKRRASELQRAVAVKRVVQDVLDRSPRLQALTPPKTREVVQWCRQRGYTPPDLEPQRKNDDESIEDILTQIDNEPECPTTLSSCEELVLRLEQMQALLKTEPEEADDKIVDIVTVTPPCQKLKVKEEEQEADAEPNFFLGPCMSAQFVSETAQQIGVTFQPVEVEKNVFAPVVEAMILKATEQFASDILREALAGAYAKSPQNRTPREITAMNIHQAVSSIPTCDFLTNTHMGYLSKDN, via the exons ATGGGCCAGCAGTTTGAATCAGTG GCAGCCATGTCAGGAATTAAAAGGAAAATAGAAGGCAATGATCCAGACTATGATGACATTTCACTGATCCAAAATAGTAAGAGAAACAAAGCGGCTGAACATAATG CCCGAGAAGCAGCAGTACAAAAGATTGAAGCCATCATCAGAGAGCAATTTTCTTTGGAGATGAAGAACAAAGAGCATGAAATAGATGTGATAAGTCAG CGACTCAATGAAGCCAGGAGGATGATGGACAAGCTAAGGGCATGCATAGTGGCCAATTACTATGCCAACGCTGGAATAACAAAGCACCCAGAG CATTCTTCTAAGAGTGACCCTGCCGTGCTGAACCATCCAGCCATCCGCCGGTTTCTGGAGTCCCCATCCCGGTCCTCTTCCCCTCTCAACCAGGGCTCTGAGACTCTTTCTTTGGCCCACTCAGAGTCCGAATCCCTCTCACAACAAGGAGAGGGAGCTGAGAGGGATGGGGAGGGAGCATGGAGAGAGGACAGCAGCAGGCAGGAGCGCAGACCAGGGCGCAATACAGGCAAG GACACATTTGGCGTGCCATTGTCCTTAGCAGCAGAGCAGAGGGTGACCTACCACACTACTGGAAATGAAGCCTCTAGACTCTATGCAAAAAAGACAATCGTAGTAGGGAACGTGTCCAG GTACATTCCCCCAGATAAGCGGGAAGAAAATGACCAGTCTACCCATAAGTGGATGGTGTACGTCAGGGGCTCTAGGCGGGAACCCAGCATCGACCACTTTGTAAAGAAAGTCTGGTTCTTCTTGCATCCAAGCTACAAACCCAATGACCTAGTGGAAGtcag TGAGCCTCCCTTTCATTTAACACGTCGCGGTTGGGGTGAGTTTCCCGTGAGGATCCAGATCCACTTCAAAGACCCTCGCAACAAACGTATTGACATCATCCACCAGCTAAAG CTGGACAGAACATACACTGGGCTTCAGACCCTCGGGGCAGAAACT GTGGTTGATGTGGAGCTCTATAGGAACTCTCTTGGGGAGGACTACATCCCTCAGCCCTCTTCCTCCAAGGTGACTCACAGAGCAGCCAGCCCCACGTTGGCCCCCTCCCTGGCCCAGAGTTATGGACACTCCAGTTCTCCCATCTCGCATGATCCCAGTGTAGacaaag GTttcattaaaacagaaatgGGGAAGTCTGCAGGTGGCCATAGCTCCGGCCTCACCGCTGGTGAACGCACCCCAACCCGACCCAAAGTCGGCGACAGGATCACTCTGGGTTCCCATGGCAACTCTGCCTTCCAGCCTATCACAGCAAGCTGTAAGATTGTCCCACAAGGACAGCCACCCAGCCCGGCTGAGTCTCCCGGGAAATCGTTCCAACCAATCACCATGAGCTGTAAAATAGTTTCAG GGTCTCCCATTTCCACCCCAAGCCACTCCCCACTGCCTCGCACTCCCACTACCTCCACCCCTGTCCACAGCAAACCGAGCTCTTCATCGGTGCTCAACAACCCTTACATCATTGTTGACAAGCCCGGCCAGGTGATCGGCATGGCTTCCTCATCCGCCGCCTCCACAG GAAGTCCCACAGCCAAACAGTCTGTTGCTCAAGGTGCACGCTCTCCAGCCCCCAAAGTTCACACTGGCACTTTCCTCTCCTCAGGGGTGAAG GTTATTATCAAGCAGGAGCCAGGGGAAGTTtcaacacagcagcagcagatggttTCCACAGTAACCAGCCAGCAGCAACCTGCCGCTACAGCAGCACACCAGTTTGTCGCAGTGAAGGGCGGTCACATGATCTCCATGTCGGCTCAGAAACAGGCAGGAGGGGCCACAGGGGCCACAACTAGCAAG ATGTTAGGCATCCCTATGAGCTCAACGCTTCAGTCTGCAGTCAAACAGGTAGCTATCAGCAGTGGACAGATTCTGGTCGCCAAGGGCAACCCATCTGTCTCCAAGGTGATGGGGGGGAAGCAGGTTTTGGCTCAGGGAGTCGCCAAAGCCATCGTCAGTGGAGCCACTGGCATCCCTGGTCAGCAGGCTGCTGCCAAGGCGGCTGGTGGTTCAAGTGGCAAGAGTGGAG TAATGGCTACTCTTCAGCTGCCAGCCAACAACCTGGCCAATCTGGCCAATTTGCCTCCAGGTACTAAGCTCTACCTGACCACCAACAGTAAGAACCCCTCGGGGAAGGGCAAGCTGCTTCTCATCCCACAGGGAGCTATCCTCCGAGCCTCCAGTGCAA GTCAGCAGTCCCAGAGCAGCTCATCGACAGGCGCTGGGGGCCCTcagacctcctcctcctcctcttccagcAGTCTGCCTTCCAACCTCTCCTACACGTCCTATATCCTTAAACAGACCCCACAG GGCACGTTTCTGGTTGGCCAGCCAGCACAGGGTTCAGGGAAGCAGGGAGGTTCAAGTTCGGCAGGTCATGCAGCATCATCTCCAGCAACTGTTAGCCAGCAGGCCATCCGGGTGACAGCTGGACAGAAGGCAGCCATCCTGGCTCAG GTGGTGGGCGGCTCCCAGGGTGCACAGGTGAAGTTGTCTGACGGCTCTGTAAAGACGGTCACAGCGGCGGCGGCAGGCCATTTGTCGAAGCCGGGGACGACCACATTGAGGATGACAGGCGGAGTCATCACTGCCGCTAGTTCCACTCCCGGCTCTGTCAGCGCAGCAGCAGCCAGTCAACAACAG GCGGCCGATGGCGGGAAGTCTGCCTCTCTGCACCACTCGCTCCTGGTGGCAGCCAACCAAGCAGCAGTAATCAGTGCAGCTAAGAGCGCCAGCGCTGCTGCTGGAGGCAGCCTGTCGAAGACGGCTGTGGCCACCTTGGTCAAGGGTGCTGGCAACTCTGCCACCTTGACAAAGGGTGCTGCGGGTTCAACGGGAGCTGTAGTAACCGTAGCCAAAGGCATTACCAACATGCCCGTCATCAGCATGTCCAAGGCTGCAGGTGTGGGGAATGTGGTGGGTGTGCCCAAAAGTAGCGGCACGTCATTGGTCACTGCAGCCTCATTAGTCAGTGGAAtggcagcaggaggagggaaGACGGGTGCTACTCTCTCAG GTATGCTGAAGATCCACTCTGGAGGTTCCAGCTCCCAGCAGACAGTCTTAACCATCCCTGCCAACCAGCTTAAGCAGCTGGGGGTTGGCACTGTGTCTGGAGGGGTGCAGACCATACTCATGCCTGTTGGGAAAG TGTCTAAAGGCCCATTCTCCAGtactccttcctcctcttccaccACCCCTGGAGCAGCTGGAGTTGGATCCTCCCCAAGTCCTGCCAGACAGGCGTCCCCCTCCCTTGCCCTGCCTCTGGCACAAG TGAAGACAGAGCCAGGTGCCAGCACAGCTGTCACAGCTGGTTCATCTCCCCCGGTGACTGCTCCTGTCTCCAGTTCTGTTCACGTTGCGTCTGCAGCTACCACAGTCAAGCAGGAGCAAGGGGCCGATAACTCTGCACACGACCTCATCAA CACTGAGCACATAGAGACCATGATGCAGCTGCTGACCGCCGTGGTGAAGAAGTTCCCTCTAATTGTGCCAGATAAGA ctGAAGACTCCCATCCATTCTGTGCCTCTTCAACAGAACAGTATTATTCCTGGAATATTGGCAAGCGCAGAGCATCAGAg CTTCAGCGAGCGGTGGCGGTAAAGCGGGTTGTCCAAGATGTGTTGGACCGCTCGCCACGCCTGCAGGCCCTCACCCCCCCAAAGACCAGAGAGGTGGTGCAGTGGTGCCGGCAGAGGGGCTACACGCCACCTGACCTCGAGCCCCAACGCAAGAATGACGACGAGTCCATCGAGGACATCCTCACGCAGATAGACAACGAGCCTG AGTGCCCGACGACCCTGAGTAGCTGCGAGGAGCTGGTGCTTCGGCTGGAGCAGATGCAAGCTCTGCTGAAGACTGAACCAGAGGAGGCAGATGACAAAATAGTCGACATCGTCACTGTGACCCCTCCCTGCCAGAAACTAAAGGTCAAAGAAGAGGAGCAAGAGGCTGATGCTGAGCCCAATTTCTTCCTGGGCCCGTGCATGTCCGCCCAGTTTGTCAGTGAAACAGCACAGCAG ATCGGGGTAACCTTCCAGCCAGTCGAGGTGGAGAAGAATGTGTTCGCTCCAGTAGTCGAAGCCATGATCCTAAAG GCTACTGAACAGTTTGCCAGTGACATCCTGAGAGAAGCTCTGGCTGGGGCCTACGCCAAATCCCCTCAGAACAG GACTCCGAGAGAGATCACAGCCATGAACATCCACCAGGCGGTCAGTAGCATCCCCACCTGTGACTtcctcaccaacacacacatggGTTACCTGTCTAAGGACAATTGA